From Candidatus Binataceae bacterium, one genomic window encodes:
- a CDS encoding M67 family metallopeptidase produces the protein MSTITLRAASFDAIKAQAEREYPNECCGFVIGNERIEEVRPIQNIQDQKHAEDPQAFPRDARTAYLMEPRQHLAVLREVDDRGLDVRLVYHSHPDHDAYFSPTDRRQACSFTPDSPDYPDTGYLVVSIKQGRFARAALYTWDEATKDFVESELRMR, from the coding sequence ATGAGTACAATTACGCTACGAGCAGCCAGCTTCGATGCGATCAAGGCGCAAGCCGAGCGCGAATACCCTAACGAATGCTGCGGCTTCGTGATCGGCAACGAACGGATCGAAGAAGTGCGGCCGATCCAAAACATTCAAGATCAAAAGCACGCCGAGGACCCTCAGGCCTTTCCGCGCGACGCGCGCACCGCCTACCTGATGGAGCCGCGCCAACACCTCGCGGTGTTGCGCGAAGTGGACGACCGCGGCTTGGACGTGCGCTTGGTCTACCATTCCCATCCTGATCACGACGCCTACTTCTCTCCCACTGACCGGCGCCAGGCCTGCTCCTTCACTCCCGACAGCCCCGACTATCCCGACACCGGCTATTTGGTAGTTTCGATCAAACAGGGGAGATTCGCCCGCGCCGCGCTCTATACCTGGGACGAGGCAACCAAGGATTTTGTCGAAAGCGAGCTGAGGATGCGCTAG
- a CDS encoding M20/M25/M40 family metallo-hydrolase has product MIGVNSQRLKHLLLELVQIDSLSRHEGECAERLRKELEPLGAQCCFDSAGTKVGGEVGNLIAHFPGTRPAAAPLLLCSHMDTVSPGQGVRPIVEGDIIRSDGRTVLGGDDKSGCAIICEVLHRLHEAQVPYGPIDAVFTICEEVGLQGAKHLDLNLVAAREGLVFDSDAPGFLFVRGPASQTLEFVVHGLEAHAGMAPERGLSAIQVAAQAIAAMRLGRIDEETTANLGIIHGGRALNIIPNRVVVRGEARSRDPAKLSAQVQHMVDCFRQAVAHAHLTLEGQRFEARLNHRADSQYQAMNVSEDAPIVRKVLEAARRAGRLVEPGACGGGCDANVLNQRGLVVANLGTGMRDIHTVREWLDVKDMIAAAEVTLELVQVQAES; this is encoded by the coding sequence ATGATTGGGGTAAATTCACAGCGGCTCAAACATCTGTTGTTGGAGCTGGTACAGATCGATTCGCTCTCCCGCCACGAGGGCGAATGCGCCGAGCGTCTGCGAAAAGAATTGGAGCCGTTGGGGGCACAGTGCTGCTTCGATAGCGCGGGCACCAAGGTCGGCGGCGAGGTCGGCAACCTAATCGCCCATTTTCCCGGTACGCGGCCCGCCGCCGCCCCGCTGCTGCTGTGTTCCCACATGGACACAGTCAGCCCCGGCCAGGGCGTGCGGCCGATCGTGGAGGGCGACATCATTCGCAGCGACGGCCGCACAGTTTTGGGCGGCGATGACAAGTCGGGCTGCGCGATCATTTGCGAAGTCCTCCATCGGCTGCACGAAGCCCAGGTGCCTTATGGGCCCATCGATGCGGTCTTCACGATCTGCGAGGAGGTGGGCCTGCAAGGCGCCAAGCATCTGGATTTGAACCTGGTCGCAGCGCGCGAGGGGCTGGTGTTCGACAGCGACGCGCCCGGCTTTCTGTTCGTGCGCGGTCCCGCCAGCCAAACCTTGGAATTCGTGGTCCATGGCTTGGAGGCGCACGCCGGAATGGCCCCGGAGCGAGGTCTATCCGCCATCCAGGTCGCCGCCCAGGCGATTGCCGCGATGCGCCTGGGACGAATCGACGAGGAAACCACGGCCAACCTTGGAATTATCCACGGCGGCCGCGCGCTCAATATCATCCCCAATCGGGTGGTCGTGCGCGGCGAAGCGCGCTCGCGCGATCCGGCCAAGCTCAGCGCCCAGGTCCAGCATATGGTCGATTGTTTTCGCCAAGCCGTGGCGCACGCCCACCTGACTCTGGAGGGGCAACGCTTCGAGGCCCGCTTGAATCACCGCGCCGACAGCCAGTACCAGGCGATGAACGTGAGCGAGGACGCGCCGATCGTGCGCAAGGTGCTGGAGGCTGCACGGCGCGCCGGGCGGCTGGTCGAGCCCGGCGCGTGTGGCGGCGGTTGCGACGCCAATGTCCTCAATCAGCGCGGCTTGGTGGTGGCCAACCTCGGCACCGGCATGCGCGACATCCACACCGTGCGCGAATGGCTGGACGTCAAGGACATGATTGCCGCCGCCGAGGTCACCTTGGAGCTAGTGCAGGTTCAGGCCGAGAGCTGA
- the ftsZ gene encoding cell division protein FtsZ, with translation MIELVETPDPGARIKVIGAGGCGGNAVNHMIQAGLRNVEFISVNTDIQALQNNVAPMRMQVGQQLTRGRGTGGNPEIGRKAALEDEERLREALTGAEMVFVTAGMGGGTGTGSAPVIARLAREAGALTVGVVTKPFQFEGRKRMTQAEDGLRELKAAVDTLITIPNQRLLSVASRNTPLREAFQRADEVLLQAVRGISELVTVHGLINLDFADVRSIMAEMGLAMMGAATASGENRAVEAAQRAISSPLLEDLSIKGARGLLINVTGGSDLSLYEVNEAASLIQEEAHEDANIIFGAVIDDSLSDEIRVTVIATGFGDLETRYAPKPTMATAIHQASSGRHSGPLGSVPGLTRTPISTPLPHAPITAPVQSAATAPIDGSETLTTPAPTSPVKVFPSKPVRKLGLLVDDSLDIPTFKRRAEEAGFGTAPMKLEPNQLLENEDSLDIPTFLRKHAD, from the coding sequence ATGATCGAGTTGGTGGAAACGCCCGACCCGGGCGCCCGCATCAAAGTTATTGGCGCGGGGGGATGTGGTGGTAATGCGGTCAATCACATGATTCAGGCCGGGCTGCGCAATGTCGAGTTCATCTCGGTGAACACCGACATTCAAGCCCTGCAGAACAACGTGGCCCCGATGCGGATGCAGGTGGGTCAGCAGCTTACCCGCGGGCGCGGCACCGGCGGTAATCCCGAAATCGGGCGCAAGGCCGCTCTGGAGGACGAGGAACGCTTGCGCGAGGCCTTGACCGGGGCCGAAATGGTTTTCGTCACCGCTGGCATGGGCGGCGGGACTGGTACCGGTTCGGCGCCGGTGATCGCGCGCCTGGCGCGCGAAGCGGGTGCGCTCACGGTGGGGGTGGTAACCAAGCCCTTTCAGTTCGAGGGGCGCAAGCGGATGACCCAGGCCGAGGATGGGTTGCGTGAACTCAAGGCCGCGGTCGATACCTTAATTACCATTCCCAACCAACGCCTACTCTCCGTGGCCAGTCGCAATACCCCGTTGCGTGAAGCCTTTCAGCGCGCCGACGAAGTACTGCTGCAGGCGGTACGCGGAATCTCCGAACTGGTAACCGTCCACGGCCTAATCAATCTGGACTTCGCCGACGTGCGCTCGATTATGGCTGAGATGGGTTTGGCGATGATGGGAGCGGCGACGGCCTCGGGCGAAAATCGCGCGGTCGAGGCCGCCCAGCGCGCCATCTCCAGCCCGCTGCTGGAGGACCTGTCGATCAAGGGGGCGCGCGGTTTGCTCATCAACGTGACCGGCGGCAGCGATCTGTCGCTTTACGAGGTGAACGAGGCTGCCAGCCTGATCCAGGAAGAGGCGCACGAGGACGCCAACATCATCTTTGGCGCGGTGATCGACGACTCACTCAGCGATGAAATCCGGGTGACCGTCATTGCCACCGGCTTCGGCGACCTGGAGACGCGCTATGCGCCCAAGCCGACGATGGCCACGGCTATCCATCAGGCTTCCAGCGGCCGTCACTCCGGACCGTTGGGCAGTGTGCCGGGGCTGACGCGTACGCCGATTTCGACTCCGCTGCCGCATGCTCCGATTACCGCGCCGGTGCAATCGGCGGCTACCGCGCCGATCGATGGGAGCGAGACGCTAACCACTCCGGCGCCCACTTCGCCGGTTAAGGTGTTTCCTAGCAAGCCGGTGCGCAAGCTGGGCTTGCTGGTTGACGACAGCCTGGATATCCCGACTTTCAAGCGGCGGGCGGAGGAGGCTGGCTTTGGGACTGCGCCGATGAAGCTGGAGCCCAACCAGTTACTGGAGAATGAGGATTCGCTGGATATACCCACTTTTCTGCGCAAGCACGCCGATTAG
- the ftsA gene encoding cell division protein FtsA encodes MRNILSAFDIGTSKVCALVAEASDDSDLALLGYGVAPCSGLRKGVVVNIEATVEALRAALNEAERSAGVKIGASLVGIAGSHIKGFNSHGIVAVRGGEVGPRDVERVIEAARAVAIPLDRQVLHVLPQQFAVDDQDGVRDPVGMAGVRLEARIHIVTTAQGYAQNLVKCCERAGVSVSELVLEPLASAESALFPEERELGVALVDIGGGTTDIIVYHAGAVMHTAVLPLGGNHLTGDLAAGLRTALADAEKLKTSYGVATNQVVGSDEMVRVPGVGGREPRSLARRLLGEILEPRMEEIFVMVQRELIRSGVAEALASGLVLVGGSSLLEGTQELAERVFELPVRRGLPVNLKGMPEELMKPMYATAAGLLLAGRSNSASAATRLRSWSKLRSRVSGWVRDFF; translated from the coding sequence ATGAGAAACATTCTGAGCGCTTTCGATATCGGCACCAGCAAGGTGTGCGCGCTGGTGGCCGAAGCCTCCGACGACTCCGACCTGGCTCTGCTGGGCTACGGGGTGGCGCCGTGCAGCGGGTTGCGCAAAGGGGTGGTGGTCAATATCGAGGCCACCGTGGAAGCCTTGCGCGCTGCGCTCAACGAGGCCGAGCGCAGCGCTGGCGTGAAGATTGGTGCTTCCTTGGTGGGCATCGCGGGCTCGCACATCAAGGGTTTTAACAGCCACGGGATCGTGGCGGTGCGCGGTGGCGAAGTCGGCCCGCGTGACGTCGAACGCGTGATCGAAGCCGCGCGCGCGGTCGCCATCCCGCTGGATCGGCAGGTCTTGCACGTGCTGCCGCAACAATTCGCGGTCGACGATCAGGACGGCGTGCGAGATCCGGTGGGGATGGCGGGCGTACGGCTGGAAGCGCGCATCCATATCGTGACCACAGCCCAGGGGTATGCGCAAAATCTGGTCAAGTGCTGCGAGCGCGCTGGCGTCAGCGTCTCCGAGCTGGTGCTGGAGCCGCTGGCGTCGGCTGAGTCGGCGCTCTTTCCTGAGGAGCGCGAGTTGGGGGTGGCGCTGGTGGATATCGGCGGCGGCACTACCGACATCATCGTGTATCACGCTGGTGCAGTGATGCACACTGCGGTACTGCCGCTGGGCGGCAATCATTTGACCGGTGACTTGGCGGCCGGCCTGCGCACCGCTCTGGCCGACGCCGAGAAGCTTAAAACCAGCTATGGCGTGGCTACCAATCAGGTGGTGGGTAGCGACGAAATGGTGCGCGTGCCTGGGGTGGGCGGGCGCGAGCCGCGCAGTCTGGCACGCCGGCTGCTCGGAGAGATCCTCGAACCCCGAATGGAAGAAATTTTCGTGATGGTGCAGCGCGAGTTAATCCGCTCGGGGGTGGCGGAGGCGCTCGCTTCGGGTTTGGTGCTGGTGGGTGGCAGCTCGTTGCTGGAGGGGACCCAGGAGTTAGCCGAACGGGTGTTCGAGCTTCCGGTGCGCCGCGGCCTGCCGGTCAATCTCAAAGGGATGCCCGAGGAGCTGATGAAACCGATGTATGCGACCGCCGCCGGCTTGCTGCTAGCGGGGCGGAGCAACTCTGCCAGCGCGGCCACGCGCTTGCGCTCTTGGAGCAAGCTGCGCTCGCGAGTCAGTGGCTGGGTGCGGGATTTTTTTTAA